Within the Desulfobacterales bacterium genome, the region TAGATGCGTAAAGATAGGAGGAGAAAATGCCTCTTGAGAATTTTGGGAGTATCCTCAATTTTGCGGAAGAGCTGGAGCTGCAAGATCTCGGGTTTTACAAAATCCTGGTGGACAATCCGGCCTGCGCGGAACACAAAGCCATGTTTCAATCATTTGCGGCGACCATCGACAAAAATGTCAAGAACGTGCAGCGAACCCGACGCGAAAATGTCACCGAAATGATCCTGGAGCCTATCAAGGATTTTATTCGCACACCCTTTTGCGAAGAATGTGTGGGTGTCGACAAAATGAATGCCGCCGAGGCTCTGGATGCAGCACGACGTCTGGAAGACAGAGCCGTTCGATACTATACCGAGGCCGCCTCTAA harbors:
- a CDS encoding ferritin-like domain-containing protein; amino-acid sequence: MPLENFGSILNFAEELELQDLGFYKILVDNPACAEHKAMFQSFAATIDKNVKNVQRTRRENVTEMILEPIKDFIRTPFCEECVGVDKMNAAEALDAARRLEDRAVRYYTEAASKIKAQPEVARALKLLGKKHSAHLTKLGEI